Part of the Rhodobacteraceae bacterium M385 genome is shown below.
AATGCGTTTGACTTCGGACAGATCTACATGACCGATCAGGTGATCGGCATAGTCGCGCTTGATCTGTTCGCGGCCTTTTTTGCCTACGGTCAGGATCTTGATCGTTTTACCTGCTGCCAAAAGCTCGGCCGCGTGGGCACGGGCTTTACGCACGATGGTAGAGTTGAAGCCCCCGCAGAGGCCCCGCTCTGCCGTCATGACGATCAGCAGGTGAACTTGATCCCGGCCATTGCCAGCCAGAAGACGCGGCGCGCCTTCCGAATTGCCAACGGCAGATGCCAGGCCGCTCATCACGGCCTCCATCTTATCCGCATAGGGACGCGCCATCTCCGCCGATTCCTGCGCACGGCGCAGTTTTGCAGCGGCGACCATTTGCATCGCCTTGGTGATCTTGCGGGTCGATTTGACCGACGCGATCCGGTTTTTTAGGTCCTTGAGATTGGGCATGCCAAATCTCCCTTACGCGAAATCGGCGGCGAATTCTTCGATAGCTGCCTTCAGTTTGTCGGCTGCATCACCCTTGATCTTCGGATCTTCGTTCGTGATCCAATCCAGCACGTCCTTCTTGTTGGAGCGCATGTGGTTCAGAAGACCTTCCTCAAAGCGACCCACGTCACCGACGGGCAGCTTGTCGAGGAAACCGTTGGTGCCCGCGAAGATCATGGTAACGATCTCGGCGTTGGTCAGCGGCGAGTACTGAGGCTGCTTCATCATCTCGG
Proteins encoded:
- a CDS encoding F0F1 ATP synthase subunit gamma, with product MPNLKDLKNRIASVKSTRKITKAMQMVAAAKLRRAQESAEMARPYADKMEAVMSGLASAVGNSEGAPRLLAGNGRDQVHLLIVMTAERGLCGGFNSTIVRKARAHAAELLAAGKTIKILTVGKKGREQIKRDYADHLIGHVDLSEVKRIGYSNAAEIASDVLARFDADEFDVATIFFNRFQSVISQVPTATQIIPAVFEASEDAEPATLYEYEPSEEAVLEDLLPRGIATQIFTALLENGASEQGARMSAMDNATRNAGDMIDRLTIEYNRSRQAVITSELIEIISGAEAL